In one window of Primulina tabacum isolate GXHZ01 chromosome 8, ASM2559414v2, whole genome shotgun sequence DNA:
- the LOC142554332 gene encoding flavonoid 3',5'-hydroxylase 1-like: MDRVIGRNRLLVESDIPKFPYLQAICKETLRKHPSIPLNLPRISAEACTVNGYYIPENTRLSVNIWAIGRDPQVWENPLDFNRERFLSHYNKNGFPQRALKAQDGSERKRFRADPIQSWEEDLICAGTRMGVAMMECILGTLVHSFDWKFDGEEMDMEEIFGLALQKAVPLAAMVTPRLPPTCYLGSN, translated from the exons ATGGATCGGGTCATCGGCCGGAACCGCCTTCTGGTGGAGTCCGACATACCCAAATTTCCTTATCTGCAAGCGATATGCAAAGAGACGTTACGAAAGCACCCATCGATACCATTAAACCTACCTCGCATTTCAGCCGAAGCATGCACCGTAAATGGATATTACATACCCGAGAACACGAGACTCAGCGTTAACATATGGGCAATTGGAAGGGATCCTCAAGTTTGGGAAAATCCATTGGATTTCAACCGCGAGAGATTCTTGTCTCACTATAACAAAAACGGCTTTCCGCAGCGCGCGTTAAAAGCTCAAG ATGGATCCGAAAGGAAACGATTTCGAGCTGATCCCATTCAGAGCTGGGAGGAGGATTTAATTTGTGCTGGAACAAGAATGGGGGTAGCGATGATGGAATGTATATTGGGGACTTTGGTTCACTCGTTTGATTGGAAATTTGATGGTGAAGAAATGGATATGGAGGAGATTTTTGGGCTAGCTTTGCAGAAAGCTGTGCCTCTTGCAGCAATGGTTACTCCTAGATTGCCTCCAACTTGTTATTTGGGTTCCAATTAG